The nucleotide window CTCAAGAAAAGGGTTGATCTTGAAAAATATAGTGGCGAAGAAGATTTAAAAAAGATTAAAGAATTAGAAAAAGAAATTAAACAAAGAGATGAAAATTTAGAAAAAGCTCGTAAAGATTCAGCAAATTTATTAAGAGAAGAGCGCACAAAACAAGAAGAATTGAAAAAACAACTTGAAACTTTAACTCAAGATTTAATAAATCTACAAAATAAATATAAACAAGATACGGATAAATTAGAAAAGGCTAATATAGAAGAAATAGATAAAATAAAAGGTGATTTTGCAAATAAAAAGACTAAAGAAGAGCAAGAAAATATTAGATTGAAAGAATCTAATGAGCAATTAAAAAAGAATAAGCAACAAGCGCTTGATGATCAAAGAAAGACTTATGAAGTGCAAATTGCTGAGTTTAAAACATCTATTGACGCTTTGAATAAAACGATTAGTGATTTGGAAATTGTTAAAAATCAGAGTGAAAAACAAAAAAAAGATTTAAGTGAAATAAAACGTAAAAATATTGAATTAGAAACTAGAATAGAAGAATATAAAAAAAATGAAAAAGAAATTCAAGATTTTTCAATATCATTGGCAAAAGCTCCAAAAGAAATTAGTGATCTTAAGGAAGAAATAAAAAATAAAAATGCAGAGATTAAAAAATTACAAGAAGAGAATGAAAACGAAACAACTGAGAGAATTAAAAAAGAAAAAGAAGCGTTTATTAACGATACTATGGTTATTGTAGCAGATCTTCAGAAAGAATTATATGCAAAGAATGAAGATTATAAAAAATTGGAAAACGAATTAAACGAATTAAAACGTATTAATCTTTCGATTTCAAATCAATTTGATTCACTGGTAGAAGAAAATACTCGCTTACAAAACTCTTTTTCGAGTAATGATGAATTGGAAAACGAAAAGATAAAATTAGAAAAACAATTAAATCTAGAAAAAGCGAAATACAATAAATTAGATATAGAAAAGCAAGATCTTAGTAATAAAAACAGTGAGATTGAAAAAAAACTCGAAGAAGTTGAAAAATCCAGAAAAGAAACTGAAAATATTATTAATGACATAAAAAAATTGGCAGAAGAATTTAAAATATCTGATCCCAACATTAATATAATATATAACAATCTTTTGATAGCATTAAAATATAGAGTTATTCAGGCTATTGGTAAAATTGATCCTGAAATTTGGAATGAATACATGATTAAAGATTTTACTAATAATAAAGAATCTGTAAATGATAACAAAATACAAGAGAAAAAAATAAAAGATTTGTATGATGAATTATCAGCCAATATAGATAGATGTAGAAAAAATTTTGAAGCTAAAGAAGATGATATTAAGAAAATTCAAGATAATTATAAAAAATTGGAAACAATACACTCTGAATTAGTCGAAGAAAATAAACAACTAAAAGCAAAAGTGTGGAAATATATAGATGAAAAAACATCTTTGGAAAAACAACTGGAATCTTTGGAAAAACAACTTAATGAAGAATCGGAAGGTAGTGCTAAATATCGTGAAGATTACAAAACTTGGTCAAAAGAAGATATTGCCAAAGTAACAGAGATTGAAAATTTAAAAAAAGAAATTGATCAATTAAATTTGTTTATTTCTAATTTGGAAAGTGAAGCTAAGAAAGAAAAAGAAGAATATAATGATAATCTAGAAAATTTATTGAGCGAATTAAATCATGCAGTTAATGATGTTATTAATGATTCCAATATAATAAATATAAATAGAGATAATGATGCAGTTAATTCAGTTGAAACATTATTGAAAGCAGTAGATTTACTAAAAGGTCAGCAATCTCTATCGAGTGAATCAACTAAGGTATAATAACAAAAAAGGGGAACGAAATGTTCCCCTTTTTTAAAACTCTTGTCTTAAATCTTTATAAATCTTAAAAAGATCAGATGATACAACTTTTATTTCTCCAAGTGTGGCAAGATAATTTGTGTCACCATTCCAGCGTGGCAAAATATGAAAATGAAGATGTGATGGAATACCACCGCCTCCGGCAATTCCCAAATTTAAACCAACATTAAAACCTTGTGGTTTTAGAACTTTGGTTAAAGCATTAATACTTAAATTTATAACATCCATAAGCTCGCTGCGAATTTCTATGGAAAGATCTTTTAATTCACCTTTATGTTCTATTGGTAGAACTAAAAGATGTCCTGCGTTGTAAGGGTATAAATTAAGCATTACAATACAATGCTTAAATCGTTTTAATATAAAATTTTTTTCATCGTTATTTTTTGCAAATGCAGCGCAAAAAACGCAATCATTTTTCAATTTATCTTTTTTTTCTTTATGAGCTGTTCCTGTAACATAATCGTTGCGCCATGGAGCATAGAGTTTATCCATAATGACTCCTAGCCGATTTTTAATAATTCTACTTCAAATATAAGTGTAGCATTTCCGGGAATAACATTTCCTGCACCTCTAGGTCCATACCCAAGGTTACTTGGAATTGTAAGTCTTCGTTTTTCTCCAAGTTTCATACTTGCGACACCTTCATCCCAGCCTCTAATGACCATTCCAACGCCAAGAACAAATGTAAATGGTTCGTTTCGATCTACTGAGCTATCAAATTTTTTACCAACTTCTCCATTGTTATCAAGCCAACCTGTGTAATGAACGGTTACATGTTGACCACGCTTTGGTGTTTGTTCTGTTTTACCCGGAGTTAAAATTTCATATTTTAAACCTGATTCCGTAGTTATCATATTGACCTCGTTTTTAGCTAAATTATTATTTATATTTTTATTTGCTTCAATTTTATTATTGTTAGTGCAGGCTTGAAAAAGTATCAAACCGCTTGAAATTGTTAAAATTAAAAAACTATTTTTTTTCATATAAATCCTTTCTTTATATTGGCAATAATATTTGAAAAGTTGCTCCTTGTCCATCTACAAGTTTTATGCTTCCACCT belongs to Candidatus Dependentiae bacterium and includes:
- a CDS encoding HIT domain-containing protein; its protein translation is MDKLYAPWRNDYVTGTAHKEKKDKLKNDCVFCAAFAKNNDEKNFILKRFKHCIVMLNLYPYNAGHLLVLPIEHKGELKDLSIEIRSELMDVINLSINALTKVLKPQGFNVGLNLGIAGGGGIPSHLHFHILPRWNGDTNYLATLGEIKVVSSDLFKIYKDLRQEF
- a CDS encoding FKBP-type peptidyl-prolyl cis-trans isomerase, which encodes MKKNSFLILTISSGLILFQACTNNNKIEANKNINNNLAKNEVNMITTESGLKYEILTPGKTEQTPKRGQHVTVHYTGWLDNNGEVGKKFDSSVDRNEPFTFVLGVGMVIRGWDEGVASMKLGEKRRLTIPSNLGYGPRGAGNVIPGNATLIFEVELLKIG